Proteins encoded in a region of the Streptomyces akebiae genome:
- a CDS encoding AAA family ATPase yields MRPRNPPVCPRSRSRSRRPRRPPASAESPWRGVPRTDERDAIPPCRVRGLRKSGCSLVPAEVAGDQPESSHGVVASPLIGGHFSGARVTFGPGRCGLLSRAEEQARVRQLLADARRGRSGVLVLHGEPGIGKSALLEKAVAEAAGMTVLRATAIEMEAELAFAGLGELVRPVEQSIGRLPSAQARALRTALSLEEGRIPDGLTLGAATLTLLTDAAATTPVLVAVDDAHWMDEASTRALLFAFRRLQAEAVAVLVTARDGEGCPFIEAGLPALALTGLDRAAAATLVRGVADIPADSEPFRRLYRETAGNPLALLEAASALRDSVWGVQPPEGPLPVGPRLTAAYSARLAALPEASRRALTVAAAGYTEEASVLVAALRQLSLDGEALSAPEAANVIDRSGNKVRFAHPLLRAAAYHMAGGQQRREAHRALAGALADREGPVDRDQRSWHLAAAAAEPDPTTASALADTAGRARDRGALPAAVRAYERAADLSPLPVDRARYLLAAAEVAQLAGQGDRALTLAEAATSASDDAAVRAGATGLRSQMLLVRQPPRRVHDQLVDMAVPLDAVQAVPLLVAAAGAACMGGAIVQARATADRASALACRGEAPVFDHSAALMRAHTMMLAGERRAAAAVFDSCDEFLAATDPLSIGVEVTSFSAMDLMWLERFATARTLLERAVRCARRMGATERLVPYLTVLADTQLRTGRWDDAYALASEGAALAAEIGQPVLRAYAISTSARIEAARGRDAECAEHARQFRGLVEGRGAELVSPYIDSALGLLDLGNGKNSEAAARLNDLQQRVAASGLREPTVLQHQPDLIEACLAADDRSGAQAALDDLMEQVGPAPSVWGLAVSARCRGLVEADEDAYLEALRHHERLPDPFAKARTELAYGRFLRRRRKRGAARRPLTAARQVFERLCADPWIALAERELRAAGFETPTRRGREPVALTERETQVAVLVAKGHTNREVAAALFLSDKTVEYHLNHIYAKLRVRSRVELAGRLAVDTDLPARTP; encoded by the coding sequence ATGCGCCCCCGAAATCCCCCTGTGTGTCCCCGATCCCGCTCCCGATCCCGTCGACCGCGAAGGCCACCCGCGTCTGCCGAGTCCCCGTGGCGCGGTGTGCCCCGCACGGACGAGCGGGATGCGATACCACCGTGCCGGGTTCGAGGGCTGCGTAAATCGGGATGTTCCCTAGTTCCTGCGGAAGTGGCTGGGGATCAGCCAGAATCGTCACACGGTGTAGTTGCATCGCCACTGATCGGTGGTCATTTCTCGGGGGCTCGGGTGACGTTTGGACCTGGACGATGTGGGCTGCTGTCGCGTGCGGAGGAGCAGGCGCGGGTACGACAGCTCCTCGCGGATGCCCGACGGGGGCGAAGTGGGGTTCTCGTGCTGCACGGCGAGCCGGGAATCGGGAAGAGCGCCCTGCTGGAGAAGGCGGTGGCGGAAGCCGCAGGGATGACGGTGCTGCGGGCCACGGCAATCGAGATGGAGGCCGAACTCGCCTTCGCCGGGCTCGGTGAACTGGTGCGTCCCGTGGAGCAATCGATCGGCCGACTGCCGTCGGCCCAGGCGCGTGCTCTGCGTACCGCCCTGTCACTGGAGGAAGGACGGATTCCGGACGGGCTGACGTTAGGGGCGGCCACGCTGACTCTGCTCACGGATGCCGCAGCCACGACACCTGTACTGGTCGCCGTGGACGACGCGCACTGGATGGACGAGGCCAGCACCCGCGCGCTGCTCTTCGCTTTCCGGCGCTTGCAGGCCGAGGCGGTGGCCGTGCTGGTCACGGCACGCGACGGCGAGGGGTGCCCGTTCATCGAGGCCGGCCTGCCGGCGCTGGCTCTCACCGGTCTCGACCGGGCGGCAGCCGCCACGCTGGTGCGAGGCGTCGCCGACATACCCGCCGACAGCGAGCCGTTCAGACGGCTCTACCGGGAGACCGCGGGCAACCCGCTGGCCCTGTTGGAGGCAGCGTCCGCTCTGCGCGATTCCGTATGGGGCGTACAGCCACCGGAAGGGCCCCTGCCGGTGGGTCCACGGCTGACGGCCGCCTATTCCGCCCGGTTGGCCGCCCTGCCGGAGGCCAGTCGTCGCGCGCTGACGGTTGCGGCGGCCGGATACACCGAGGAGGCCTCGGTCCTGGTCGCGGCGCTTCGCCAGCTGTCCCTGGACGGCGAGGCCCTATCGGCGCCAGAGGCCGCGAACGTCATCGACCGGTCCGGCAACAAGGTGAGGTTCGCGCATCCGCTGCTGCGCGCCGCCGCGTACCACATGGCGGGCGGCCAGCAGCGACGAGAAGCCCACCGTGCCCTGGCCGGGGCACTCGCCGACCGGGAGGGCCCGGTGGACCGTGACCAACGCAGCTGGCATCTCGCCGCCGCGGCCGCCGAGCCGGATCCGACCACGGCGTCGGCGCTGGCCGATACCGCCGGGCGGGCCCGCGACCGGGGCGCCCTGCCCGCGGCCGTACGCGCCTACGAGCGTGCGGCTGATCTCTCGCCTCTCCCGGTCGACCGGGCCCGCTACCTGCTGGCGGCGGCAGAGGTGGCACAGCTCGCCGGCCAGGGGGACCGGGCGTTGACTCTGGCAGAGGCGGCGACGAGCGCCAGCGATGACGCGGCGGTGCGGGCCGGGGCGACCGGGCTGCGCAGTCAGATGCTGCTCGTACGCCAGCCACCACGACGTGTCCACGACCAGCTGGTCGACATGGCGGTCCCGCTCGACGCGGTACAAGCGGTCCCCTTGTTGGTCGCCGCCGCGGGTGCGGCATGTATGGGCGGCGCGATCGTCCAGGCGCGGGCGACCGCGGATCGGGCCTCCGCGCTGGCCTGCCGTGGGGAGGCCCCGGTCTTTGATCATTCCGCGGCTCTGATGCGGGCGCACACGATGATGCTCGCCGGCGAACGCCGCGCGGCCGCCGCCGTGTTCGACTCCTGCGACGAATTCCTCGCCGCGACCGACCCGCTCTCCATCGGCGTCGAGGTGACCAGCTTCTCGGCGATGGACCTCATGTGGCTGGAGCGGTTCGCCACCGCGAGAACGCTACTGGAACGAGCTGTCCGGTGCGCACGCAGGATGGGGGCCACCGAGCGGCTCGTTCCCTACCTGACCGTCCTGGCCGACACCCAACTGCGCACCGGCCGCTGGGACGACGCCTACGCCCTGGCAAGCGAAGGAGCCGCCCTGGCCGCCGAGATCGGACAGCCGGTGCTACGGGCCTATGCGATCTCCACATCGGCCCGGATCGAGGCCGCCCGCGGACGCGACGCCGAGTGCGCCGAGCATGCCCGTCAGTTCCGAGGACTCGTCGAGGGCCGGGGCGCGGAGCTGGTCAGCCCCTACATCGACAGCGCACTCGGTCTCCTCGATCTGGGCAACGGCAAGAACTCCGAAGCCGCGGCCCGCCTGAACGACCTCCAGCAGCGGGTGGCCGCTTCGGGGCTGAGGGAACCGACCGTGTTGCAGCACCAGCCCGACCTGATCGAAGCCTGCCTGGCTGCGGACGACCGCTCCGGCGCTCAAGCGGCGCTGGACGACCTCATGGAGCAGGTCGGGCCGGCGCCTTCCGTATGGGGACTCGCGGTGAGCGCACGGTGCCGGGGGCTCGTCGAAGCCGACGAGGATGCCTACCTGGAGGCTCTGCGACACCACGAGCGGCTGCCGGACCCCTTCGCCAAGGCCCGCACCGAGCTCGCTTACGGACGCTTTCTGCGCAGGAGAAGGAAGCGCGGTGCCGCCCGTCGTCCGCTCACCGCCGCCCGACAGGTCTTCGAGCGCCTCTGCGCCGATCCATGGATCGCGCTCGCCGAACGGGAACTCCGAGCGGCCGGATTCGAGACGCCCACCCGTCGCGGCCGGGAACCGGTCGCGCTGACGGAACGAGAGACGCAGGTCGCGGTCCTCGTCGCCAAGGGGCACACCAACCGCGAGGTGGCCGCGGCGCTGTTCCTGTCGGACAAGACGGTCGAGTACCACCTCAACCACATCTACGCCAAACTCCGCGTTCGGTCCCGAGTCGAACTCGCCGGCCGTCTGGCCGTCGACACGGACCTTCCCGCGCGCACGCCCTAG
- a CDS encoding ABC transporter permease subunit: MTAALVVAAATAAAVCARTLWLGAHRRLDDRRGGGSGAAMLAALPEFLTASVLAVVVGVHLGWLPALGWYGPQWTVLPALALGLPAGALLGRMLGDLLPGAFAEPWALAAAARGIPGRATARHAVRRCIPGLLPNLGLFVVGLTGGAVTVEQVFDIPGLGRTTLQVALAQDLPVLQAGTLALVLLAAGVGALARLAARLLIGTALRDGALHSLHRPVPPAPSRAPLLHGALLLTVVALGLARDPLALDTGARLQPPSWSHPLGTDALGRDLLARIGHGAFTTLALAVAISAAALLTGVLLGLLPRFSGPLVDTVNAVPAVLAGLLVAGVAGGGAATPALAVAAVAWVPLAAHTTALLEQERATTHITATKGLGADDAYLLRRELLPAVLPPVARHALLRLPGVALALTSLGFLGLGAQPPDPEWGLLLAENQPYAERAPWAVLAPAAALALLGALAVTAAGGVRWPRRPPAGAVRRPEPTAAPTVGETG, from the coding sequence ATGACCGCCGCGCTCGTCGTCGCGGCGGCCACGGCCGCGGCGGTCTGCGCCCGCACCCTGTGGCTCGGCGCGCACCGCCGCCTCGACGACCGCCGAGGCGGCGGCAGCGGTGCCGCGATGCTCGCCGCGCTGCCCGAGTTCCTCACCGCCTCCGTCCTCGCCGTCGTCGTCGGGGTCCACCTCGGCTGGCTGCCCGCGCTCGGCTGGTACGGGCCGCAGTGGACGGTGCTGCCCGCCCTCGCCCTGGGCCTGCCCGCCGGCGCCCTGCTCGGCCGGATGCTCGGCGACCTGCTGCCCGGCGCCTTCGCCGAACCCTGGGCGCTGGCCGCCGCCGCACGAGGCATACCCGGGCGGGCCACCGCCCGCCACGCCGTACGCCGCTGCATACCCGGACTGCTGCCGAACCTGGGCCTGTTCGTGGTCGGCCTCACCGGCGGTGCCGTCACCGTCGAGCAGGTCTTCGACATCCCCGGCCTCGGCCGCACCACCCTCCAGGTCGCCCTCGCCCAGGACCTCCCCGTCCTCCAGGCCGGCACCCTCGCCCTCGTCCTGCTGGCCGCCGGCGTCGGCGCTCTCGCCCGCCTCGCCGCCCGCCTCCTCATCGGCACCGCCCTCCGCGACGGCGCGCTCCACTCCCTGCACCGCCCCGTGCCACCGGCCCCGAGCCGCGCCCCCCTGCTGCACGGCGCCCTCCTGCTGACGGTCGTCGCACTCGGTCTGGCCCGCGACCCACTGGCCCTCGACACCGGGGCCCGGCTCCAACCCCCGTCCTGGTCCCACCCGTTGGGCACCGACGCACTCGGACGCGATCTCCTCGCCCGCATCGGTCACGGCGCCTTCACCACCCTCGCCCTGGCCGTCGCGATCAGCGCCGCCGCGCTGCTGACGGGCGTGCTGCTCGGGCTGCTGCCCCGCTTCTCCGGGCCCCTCGTCGACACCGTCAACGCCGTGCCCGCGGTCCTCGCGGGTCTCCTCGTCGCCGGCGTGGCGGGCGGCGGAGCGGCGACACCCGCGCTGGCCGTGGCCGCCGTCGCCTGGGTACCGCTGGCCGCGCACACCACGGCCCTGCTCGAACAGGAGCGGGCCACGACCCACATCACGGCCACGAAGGGGCTGGGCGCGGACGACGCGTATCTGCTCCGCCGCGAACTGCTGCCCGCCGTGCTGCCCCCCGTCGCCCGCCACGCCCTCCTGCGGCTGCCCGGCGTGGCCCTCGCCCTGACCTCCCTGGGCTTCCTCGGCCTCGGCGCGCAGCCGCCGGACCCGGAATGGGGCCTCCTCCTCGCCGAGAACCAGCCCTACGCCGAACGCGCCCCCTGGGCCGTCCTCGCCCCCGCCGCCGCGCTCGCCCTCCTCGGCGCGCTCGCGGTGACGGCGGCGGGCGGGGTGCGGTGGCCGCGCCGTCCGCCCGCCGGGGCCGTACGCCGACCTGAGCCCACCGCCGCCCCCACCGTCGGAGAGACCGGATGA
- a CDS encoding GNAT family N-acetyltransferase, which translates to MQHYDIRVAGPEDLDGARTVMLDTVYRDFGTGYVPRWHGDIIDLRGAYVAPERHVLLVAVDERDGAVVATGALDSRGPAHPPNPRWLAERYPSGETAQLRRVYVHAEHRRRGLARRLVAALLDFAAADGGYRSVYLHTDPGVPGAEDFWRSQGVAVCDERETTGERVVHFEVPVPVAATPSPVR; encoded by the coding sequence GTGCAGCACTACGACATCAGGGTGGCAGGGCCCGAGGACCTCGACGGCGCGCGGACGGTGATGCTCGACACCGTCTACCGGGACTTCGGCACGGGCTATGTGCCGCGCTGGCACGGCGACATCATCGATCTCCGGGGCGCGTACGTCGCCCCGGAGCGCCATGTGCTCCTGGTGGCGGTCGACGAGCGGGACGGCGCGGTCGTCGCCACGGGCGCGCTGGACTCCCGGGGTCCCGCCCATCCGCCCAACCCCCGTTGGCTGGCTGAACGTTACCCCTCCGGGGAGACCGCCCAGCTGCGCCGCGTGTACGTCCACGCCGAGCATCGGCGGCGCGGGCTGGCCCGGCGGCTGGTCGCCGCGCTGCTGGACTTCGCGGCGGCCGACGGTGGTTACCGCTCCGTGTACCTGCACACCGACCCCGGGGTGCCCGGCGCCGAGGACTTCTGGCGTTCGCAGGGTGTGGCCGTGTGCGACGAGCGCGAGACGACCGGGGAACGGGTGGTGCACTTCGAGGTCCCGGTGCCCGTGGCCGCGACCCCTTCGCCGGTTAGATGA
- a CDS encoding ABC transporter substrate-binding protein — MRSPRRRRAVAGLLLAPLLTGCFASGGGTTDDASGDGSRLRVALAFPPAENLSPYGADATLLSRLGVTEGLTKLDANGVAAPALAESWTRENDRNWLFTLREATFQDGTELTPAAVAAALTRATEAEPVTAALSGTALTAKADGDRRVRVTTEEPDPALPLRLSSPGFAILSAKAYRAERVNPVGTATGPFEITEVTGTTGATLDRFDAYWDGRAQASGIDARFIADGSARTNALRTGQVDLAEAVPVSQAATLDKGTRRETATTRTTSLLLNTESGAFKDPKLRAAAREAVDGSVLAQDVYEGHADAGVGLFGPAVTWAAGKRVEPAGRAEAADPDGTSVTIATYDNRPELPEVAQVLQQQLREAGFEVKLEVREYSRLESDALAGKFDAFVGARNSLLDTGDPVSILASDFTCDGSYNLALLCDKKVDRAVAAAEKEADTAKRQQAAMNAEAAILATDAAVPLVHQRIITGVGDSVRGVILDPYERTLVGTGTRR; from the coding sequence ATGCGCTCTCCCCGCCGCCGTCGCGCCGTCGCCGGCCTGCTCCTCGCCCCCCTGCTGACCGGTTGCTTCGCCTCGGGCGGGGGGACGACCGACGACGCCTCCGGCGACGGCTCCCGGCTGCGGGTGGCCCTCGCCTTCCCGCCCGCCGAGAACCTCTCGCCGTACGGCGCCGACGCCACCCTCCTCAGCCGGCTCGGCGTCACCGAAGGACTCACCAAACTGGACGCCAACGGCGTCGCGGCCCCCGCGCTCGCCGAGTCCTGGACCCGTGAGAACGACCGGAACTGGCTCTTCACCCTGCGTGAGGCCACCTTCCAGGACGGCACCGAGCTCACCCCTGCCGCCGTCGCCGCGGCCCTCACCCGGGCCACCGAGGCCGAGCCGGTCACCGCCGCGCTCTCCGGCACCGCGCTCACGGCGAAGGCCGACGGCGACCGCCGGGTGCGCGTCACCACCGAGGAACCGGACCCCGCCCTGCCGTTGCGGCTCAGCAGCCCCGGCTTCGCGATCCTGTCCGCCAAGGCCTACCGCGCCGAGCGCGTGAACCCGGTCGGCACGGCCACGGGCCCCTTCGAGATCACCGAGGTCACGGGCACCACCGGGGCCACCCTGGACCGCTTCGACGCGTACTGGGACGGTCGTGCCCAGGCGAGCGGCATCGACGCCAGGTTCATCGCCGACGGCTCCGCCCGCACCAACGCGCTGCGCACCGGCCAGGTCGACCTGGCCGAGGCCGTCCCCGTGTCGCAGGCCGCCACCCTCGACAAGGGCACCCGCCGCGAGACGGCCACCACCCGCACCACCAGCCTTCTCCTCAACACGGAGTCCGGCGCCTTCAAGGACCCGAAGCTACGGGCCGCCGCCCGCGAGGCCGTCGACGGCTCCGTCCTCGCCCAGGACGTCTACGAGGGCCACGCTGACGCCGGCGTCGGCCTCTTCGGCCCCGCCGTGACCTGGGCCGCCGGCAAGCGCGTCGAACCGGCCGGCCGCGCCGAGGCCGCCGACCCCGACGGCACCTCCGTGACCATCGCCACGTACGACAACCGTCCCGAACTGCCCGAGGTCGCCCAGGTGCTGCAACAGCAGCTCAGGGAGGCCGGGTTCGAGGTGAAACTGGAGGTCCGCGAGTACTCGCGGCTGGAGAGCGACGCCCTCGCCGGCAAGTTCGACGCGTTCGTCGGGGCCCGCAACTCCCTGCTCGACACCGGCGACCCCGTCTCCATCCTGGCCAGCGACTTCACCTGCGACGGCAGCTACAACCTCGCCCTGCTCTGCGACAAGAAGGTCGACCGGGCCGTCGCCGCCGCCGAGAAGGAAGCCGACACCGCGAAGCGGCAGCAGGCGGCCATGAACGCCGAGGCCGCGATCCTCGCCACCGACGCGGCCGTCCCGCTCGTCCACCAGCGGATCATCACCGGCGTCGGCGACTCGGTGCGGGGCGTGATCCTCGACCCGTACGAGCGCACGCTGGTCGGAACGGGGACCCGGCGCTGA
- a CDS encoding MDR family MFS transporter yields the protein MTEPEHHPPATPAGRTTGERTKREEGTREAADGAAAKVSRRGTWARLNPLLRLLILTQLAFNVGFFAVLPFLAEHLGTAIGMAGWMVGFVLGLRTFSQQGLFVVGGALADRYGVRPVVLAGCVLRIAGFAWLGYADEDWSVIGSVLLIGFAAALFSPAVESEVARQAVVWEESGGGPRTSVLALFTVAGQAGAFVGPLIGALLLAVDYQVVCLAGAGVFVLVLAGHFLLLPQHIPGRARVEVRGGLGGLLRNRRFLALCCAYGAYLLAYNQLYLLLPDEVERATGSQAALAWLFGLSSLLVVAAQLPVTRWAAGRLDLRRSMAGGLLLIAAGFGVVGGARPAEWTGNAGLLPAAGFVVLLTLGQMLVAPAARAWVPDLAAEGRLGLYTGAMSSVSGLIVLVGSAGTGSLLDTGLPAAVPWLVPAAITLAAITLIPRGVVRA from the coding sequence ATGACCGAGCCCGAACACCACCCGCCGGCGACGCCCGCGGGGCGAACGACCGGAGAGAGGACGAAGAGGGAGGAAGGAACACGCGAGGCGGCCGACGGCGCGGCCGCCAAGGTGTCGCGGCGCGGTACGTGGGCGAGGCTCAACCCCCTCCTGCGGCTGCTGATCCTCACCCAACTCGCCTTCAACGTCGGCTTCTTCGCGGTGCTGCCGTTCCTCGCCGAGCACCTCGGCACGGCGATCGGCATGGCCGGCTGGATGGTCGGCTTCGTGCTCGGACTGCGCACCTTCAGTCAGCAGGGGCTGTTCGTGGTCGGCGGTGCGCTGGCCGACCGGTACGGCGTACGGCCCGTGGTGCTGGCCGGGTGCGTACTGCGGATCGCCGGGTTCGCGTGGCTCGGGTACGCGGACGAGGACTGGTCCGTCATCGGGTCGGTCCTGCTGATCGGTTTCGCCGCCGCGCTGTTCTCCCCGGCCGTCGAGTCCGAAGTGGCCCGGCAGGCGGTGGTGTGGGAGGAGTCGGGCGGCGGGCCCCGTACGAGCGTGCTCGCGCTGTTCACGGTGGCGGGGCAGGCCGGGGCCTTCGTCGGACCGCTCATCGGGGCGTTGCTGCTGGCCGTCGACTACCAGGTGGTCTGCCTCGCGGGCGCCGGGGTCTTCGTCCTCGTTCTCGCCGGGCATTTCCTGCTGCTGCCGCAGCACATTCCGGGGCGGGCGCGGGTCGAGGTGCGCGGCGGCCTCGGCGGGCTGCTGCGCAACCGGCGGTTCCTGGCGCTGTGCTGCGCGTACGGCGCCTACCTGCTGGCCTACAACCAGCTGTATCTGCTCCTTCCCGACGAGGTGGAGCGGGCCACGGGATCGCAGGCGGCGCTGGCCTGGCTGTTCGGGCTGTCGTCGCTGCTGGTCGTGGCGGCGCAGCTGCCGGTGACGCGGTGGGCGGCCGGTCGGCTCGACCTGCGGCGGTCCATGGCGGGTGGGCTGCTTCTGATAGCCGCCGGGTTCGGGGTGGTGGGCGGGGCCCGGCCCGCCGAGTGGACCGGGAACGCGGGGCTGTTGCCCGCCGCCGGGTTCGTGGTGCTGCTGACGCTGGGGCAGATGCTGGTGGCTCCGGCGGCTCGTGCCTGGGTGCCCGACCTCGCCGCCGAGGGCCGGCTCGGCCTCTACACCGGGGCGATGTCCTCCGTCTCCGGCCTGATCGTCCTGGTCGGGAGCGCGGGCACGGGCTCCCTGCTGGACACGGGGTTGCCCGCCGCCGTGCCCTGGCTGGTGCCCGCCGCGATCACGCTCGCCGCGATCACGCTGATCCCGCGCGGCGTGGTGCGGGCGTGA
- a CDS encoding STAS domain-containing protein, whose translation MTPDAHDRAAPRPEGTAPESGSGPESGSVAANPYARTRRIGPFVVVEVSGEIDMASAGSLAEHLTAAATGAAQPDVLVDLRHVAFFDCSGLRVLCRAEATARSRGGRLRLVSDQPRIHRLLRAAGLLGRFPPLPGVPPASPPPPPPQRPSLK comes from the coding sequence ATGACTCCGGATGCCCATGACCGCGCCGCCCCTCGCCCCGAGGGCACGGCCCCAGAGTCCGGATCCGGGCCGGAGTCGGGGTCGGTGGCGGCCAACCCGTACGCCCGCACCCGCCGGATCGGCCCCTTCGTCGTCGTCGAGGTCTCGGGCGAGATCGACATGGCGTCGGCGGGGTCCCTGGCCGAGCATCTGACGGCCGCCGCCACCGGGGCGGCCCAGCCGGACGTGCTCGTCGACCTGCGCCACGTCGCCTTCTTCGACTGCTCGGGGCTGCGCGTGCTGTGCAGAGCGGAGGCCACGGCCAGGTCACGCGGCGGGCGACTCCGTCTCGTCTCCGACCAGCCCCGGATACACCGGTTGCTGCGCGCCGCCGGCCTGCTGGGCCGTTTCCCGCCGCTACCGGGCGTCCCGCCCGCGTCTCCCCCGCCCCCTCCTCCACAACGGCCAAGTCTCAAGTAG
- a CDS encoding protease inhibitor — translation MPKTARLAATLTLTAAAVCGPLAGPALAAPEPAAKGLYAPSALVLTVGHGETSATVTPERAVTLSCAPRPAGTHPAPADACAELRDSGGDFEALSRSAGAMCTKQFDPVIVTVHGVWQGKRVAYERTFANECVKDSAASVLYAF, via the coding sequence ATGCCGAAGACCGCGCGCCTGGCAGCGACTCTCACCCTGACGGCCGCCGCCGTCTGCGGTCCCCTCGCGGGGCCCGCGCTCGCGGCCCCCGAGCCCGCCGCGAAGGGGCTCTACGCCCCGTCGGCCCTGGTGCTGACCGTGGGCCACGGCGAGACCTCGGCCACCGTCACCCCCGAGCGCGCTGTCACCCTGAGCTGTGCGCCGAGGCCCGCCGGCACCCATCCGGCACCCGCCGACGCCTGTGCCGAACTCCGCGACAGCGGTGGTGATTTCGAGGCCCTGAGCCGCAGCGCCGGGGCGATGTGCACCAAGCAGTTCGACCCGGTGATCGTCACCGTGCACGGTGTCTGGCAGGGCAAGCGCGTCGCGTACGAGCGCACCTTCGCCAACGAGTGTGTGAAGGACTCCGCCGCGAGCGTGCTGTACGCCTTCTGA
- a CDS encoding Ppx/GppA phosphatase family protein produces the protein MRMSVVDVGSNTVRLVVADAEGGVPLPVHTAKWRLRLSEQVPPGGDVPDEAVRRLCQAVTAAARTAERWGAATPLAFATAVVRSAPNCREVLRTVRAETGVPICTLPGEVEAELTFLGARRWMGWRSGPLAMLDIGGGSLEVAFGRGRLPDFVASLPLGANRLTHEFFHGQDPPSPDSIKALRRKVRHQLRDVSARIRWEGPRTAVATSRTFQQLSRLCGSAPGRHGPFVERELRCADLGEAVTRLAALPAAQRAALPGISAPRATQSLAGALVGHTTMKLTGLKSVTICPWAIREGVLLRHIEDGPAWWAEVSRDVEATGSAGSGTPGAVPLRIAAPAR, from the coding sequence ATGCGGATGAGCGTGGTGGATGTGGGATCGAACACCGTACGGCTCGTGGTGGCGGACGCCGAGGGGGGTGTGCCGCTGCCGGTGCACACCGCCAAGTGGCGCCTGCGGTTGTCCGAGCAGGTACCACCCGGGGGTGATGTGCCCGACGAAGCCGTACGGCGGTTGTGCCAGGCGGTCACGGCGGCGGCCCGTACGGCGGAGAGATGGGGGGCGGCGACGCCGCTGGCGTTCGCGACCGCCGTGGTGCGGTCCGCGCCGAACTGCCGGGAGGTGCTGCGCACCGTGCGCGCGGAGACCGGCGTGCCGATCTGCACGCTGCCCGGCGAGGTGGAGGCCGAGCTCACCTTCCTCGGGGCGCGACGGTGGATGGGCTGGCGGTCGGGGCCGCTGGCGATGCTGGACATCGGCGGCGGCTCGCTGGAGGTGGCCTTCGGGCGGGGACGGTTGCCGGACTTCGTGGCCTCGCTGCCGCTGGGCGCGAACCGGCTGACGCACGAGTTCTTCCACGGGCAGGACCCGCCGTCGCCGGACAGCATCAAGGCGCTGCGCCGCAAGGTCCGTCATCAACTCCGGGACGTCTCGGCGCGCATCCGCTGGGAGGGGCCGCGCACGGCCGTGGCCACCTCGCGCACCTTCCAGCAGCTCTCCCGGCTGTGCGGATCCGCGCCGGGCCGCCACGGGCCTTTCGTGGAACGGGAGTTGCGGTGCGCGGACCTCGGCGAAGCCGTCACCCGTCTCGCCGCCCTGCCCGCGGCCCAGCGGGCCGCCCTGCCGGGCATTTCCGCACCCCGGGCGACACAGAGCCTCGCCGGGGCGCTGGTAGGGCACACCACGATGAAGCTCACCGGCCTGAAGAGCGTGACGATCTGCCCCTGGGCTATCCGCGAGGGCGTCCTGCTGCGGCACATCGAGGACGGTCCGGCGTGGTGGGCGGAGGTGTCCCGGGACGTCGAGGCCACCGGGTCGGCCGGTTCGGGCACACCGGGCGCGGTCCCTCTGCGAATCGCGGCACCGGCCCGCTGA